From a single Balneolales bacterium ANBcel1 genomic region:
- a CDS encoding Gfo/Idh/MocA family oxidoreductase, whose translation MTQSRKDFLKYAGLAGVALTSACTTAAGSIVNAGKPQKSLAIDRKWKGYTQQFNMAGYAAPALDKVRIGVIGTGSRGRSNTGRFARIEGAEIIALCDLKKDAVTKTVAELADINRTISPDTYYGREDIWKELCMRDDLDLIIINTPWQQHAAQAIFAMEQGKHVATEIPAAQTLGECWKLVETSERTRMHCLQMTNVCYGFFEMVTLNMARAGFFGDIIHGEGAYIHQLMDYNFSTNQYQNMWRLRENATRNGNLYPHHGLGTVAQIMDINHGDMMDFMVSVSGDDFMMKKKARELAKDEPAFAPFTDKSFRGNMNVTIIKTKKGRTITLQHDVTSPRPYTRNHFVSGTKAAARAYPKPQIGDDYNSGWFSESRFNEVQEKFTPEITKRVGEMARRVGGHGGMDTILAWRLIDCLRNGIPLDMNVYDAALWSAVIPMSEWSVANNGVPVDFPDFTAGSWKNNSQGMDIQLEQGGTTAFL comes from the coding sequence ATGACACAGAGCAGAAAAGATTTCCTGAAATATGCCGGCCTGGCCGGTGTGGCACTTACAAGCGCATGCACAACAGCAGCCGGTTCCATCGTTAACGCCGGTAAACCCCAAAAGAGCCTGGCAATTGACCGTAAATGGAAGGGGTATACCCAACAGTTTAATATGGCCGGATACGCGGCACCTGCACTCGACAAGGTTCGTATAGGTGTTATCGGAACAGGAAGCCGGGGTCGCTCTAATACCGGCAGGTTTGCCCGGATTGAAGGGGCCGAAATTATTGCGCTATGCGACCTGAAAAAAGACGCAGTCACCAAAACAGTCGCGGAACTTGCCGATATAAACCGAACTATCTCACCCGATACCTACTACGGCAGGGAGGACATCTGGAAGGAGTTGTGCATGAGGGATGACCTGGACCTTATCATCATTAATACGCCTTGGCAACAACATGCGGCGCAAGCCATTTTTGCCATGGAGCAGGGAAAGCATGTGGCAACCGAAATACCGGCGGCGCAAACCCTTGGAGAGTGCTGGAAACTGGTGGAGACTTCCGAAAGAACCAGAATGCATTGCCTGCAGATGACCAATGTCTGCTATGGTTTTTTTGAAATGGTAACTCTTAATATGGCACGGGCCGGATTCTTCGGTGATATCATTCACGGGGAAGGGGCTTACATCCATCAACTGATGGACTACAATTTTTCGACGAACCAGTATCAGAATATGTGGCGGTTACGGGAGAATGCTACGAGAAACGGTAACCTCTATCCGCATCATGGCCTTGGTACCGTTGCTCAAATCATGGATATCAACCATGGAGATATGATGGATTTTATGGTTTCGGTTTCCGGTGATGATTTCATGATGAAGAAAAAAGCCCGGGAACTGGCGAAAGACGAGCCGGCATTCGCACCGTTCACCGACAAGTCGTTTCGCGGCAATATGAATGTGACAATTATTAAAACGAAGAAAGGGCGCACCATTACACTTCAGCACGACGTCACTTCGCCCCGGCCTTATACCCGAAACCATTTTGTGAGCGGCACAAAAGCGGCAGCCAGGGCATATCCGAAACCTCAAATTGGCGATGACTACAACTCGGGATGGTTCTCTGAGAGTCGGTTTAATGAAGTCCAGGAGAAATTCACGCCGGAAATAACCAAACGGGTTGGCGAAATGGCCAGAAGAGTTGGAGGTCATGGCGGAATGGATACAATTTTGGCCTGGAGGTTGATTGACTGCCTTCGAAACGGAATCCCCCTGGACATGAATGTGTATGACGCCGCTCTCTGGAGTGCTGTTATTCCAATGAGTGAATGGTCGGTGGCCAACAATGGCGTGCCGGTCGATTTCCCGGATTTTACAGCAGGAAGCTGGAAGAATAACAGCCAGGGAATGGATATTCAGCTTGAACAGGGTGGAACAACGGCGTTTCTCTAA